A single region of the Pogoniulus pusillus isolate bPogPus1 chromosome Z, bPogPus1.pri, whole genome shotgun sequence genome encodes:
- the KANK1 gene encoding KN motif and ankyrin repeat domain-containing protein 1, whose protein sequence is MKLGQSYVAGKSAVWGQRQVANSEKEEVVINGEGERERKDPYFVETPYGYQLDLDFLKYVDDIQKGNTIKKLNIQKKRKPLSAAVGTKNSGGQFGGWTSTESLSSSNSDDNKQSCLARSQLTSSTSARPSVSFETSPSYLTVPETKQLPPPSPQPPRHNLHVTKTLMETRRRLEQERMMHVTPGDVRRPRLSSFGGMGSTSSLPSFVGSSGYSHTSQQLQNGYQGNSDYGACFSSSLGSSIRHSPMSSGISTPVTNVSPVHLQHIREQMAVALKRLKELEEQVKTIPVLQVKISVLQEEKRHMMAELKNQRKAPQNDAYGFRKRSYSAGNAEQWEHMSQVRRGGELYIDCEEEMESVEQSSQRIEEFRQLTAEMQALEKKIQDSNYESPANLRVNRESLTKEARSVAVGADENMNDVVIYNRSARQYKEVAVGTEKEMRESGVGVTEAMLGLSTETEKEIELQQQTIEALKEKIYRLEVQLKETTHDREMTKLKQELQAAGSRKKMDKAVMAQPSVVSRMVEALVQTRDQMVGDHVDVIDSSVGNHLQMSSIGTSCRPAMHSTAVGPELLMSQWLVREKAEVQDQGTGWSIELQDKAVGTEMSICETGINTEEPAVVPSQSWTAQVARAVRSVGCGDCSVDVVVCTPKESVSRETTTEAVPRAEAVVMAVPSMISQQTSTALEMVNQCTSTEMASLADCGTNTALSSCDKQTNTESVETRSVAVGDGRVKDIHMSAKTRSVGVGTLLSSHPILEKPSAVKTKDCAVGQINVHENYLVGLKMRSIACGPPPLPVVPAGTRSIGVGGGSVCEQMSDLLETPLPPPELRIGLDHYIERVQKLLQEQQMLLAENYSELAEAFGEPHSQIGSLNSQLISTLTSINSVMKYASTEELRTLDLQKQCMERSTSSGATLEYIPHGQLANTHLTSSLRTLKLEQDTVSAPEERTTPLVEAVRGRKSFSSQDKTLTPINLTDDQLASGLYVCAGNENTLKSIMKKRDGKKDLNNTKKNLQFVGINGGYETTSSDDSSSEESSSSDSEEECEGHEYPHSQHMEEEQPTSHAPEVCVVGAEKNSTAPEREAEEVEIRERYELSEKMLSACHLLRNNIDDPKALTNKDVRFCLNTIQHEWFRVSSQKSAVPEMVGDYIAAFEEISPAVLRHIINMADGNGNTALHYSVSHSNFEIVKLLLDANVCNVNHQNKAGYTPIMLAALAAVEAEKDMRIVEELFSCGDVNAKASQAGQTALMLAVSHGRIDMVKALLACGADVNIQDDEGSTALMCASEHGHVEIVKLLLAQPGCNGTLEDNDGSTALSIALEAGHKDIAVLLYAHVNFSKTQSPGTPRLSRRTSPGPTHRATFE, encoded by the exons ATGAAGCTGGGGCAGTCATACGTGGCTGGAAAATCTGCAGTGTGGGGGCAGAGGCAAGTGGCTAATTCAG aaaaagaggaagttgttataaatggagaaggtgaaagagAACGGAAAGACCCCTACTTTGTGGAAACACCTTACGGCTACCAGCTAGACTTGGATTTTCTGAAGTACGTGGATGATATACAAAAGGGGAATACCATTAAGAAGCTAAACATCCAAAAGAAGAGGAAACCTCTATCAGCCGCAGTGGGCACCAAGAACTCTGGTGGGCAGTTCGGTGGCTGGACCTCAACCGAGTCTCTGTCTTCATCGAACAGTGATGACAATAAGCAGTCTTGTTTGGCACGGAGCCAGTTAACCTCATCTACTTCTGCAAGACCCTCAGTTTCCTTTGAAACATCTCCTTCCTACTTAACCGTCCCTGAGACTAAGCAGCTTCCTCCACCCTCGCCCCAGCCTCCTCGGCATAACCTCCATGTAACAAAAACCCTCATGGAAACACGGAGGCGACTTGAGCAGGAGAGAATGATGCATGTCACACCTGGAGATGTTCGCAGGCCTCGGCTTTCCAGCTTTGGAGGCATGGGTTCCACCAGCTCGCTCCCCTCTTTTGTAGGATCTAGTGGATACAGTCACACATcgcagcagctgcagaatggGTATCAGGGGAACAGTGACTACGGAGCGTGCTTCAGCTCCTCCTTGGGCAGTTCCATTCGTCACAGCCCCATGAGCTCAGGAATATCCACGCCAGTCACCAACGTCAGCCCAGTGCATCTGCAGCACATCAGGGAGCAAATGGCAGTTGCCCTCAAGCGTCTCAAGGAACTGGAGGAGCAGGTCAAGAccattcctgtgctgcaggtcaAAATTTCAGTGttacaggaggagaaaagacaCATGATGGCTGAACTTAAAAATCAGAGGAAGGCCCCTCAAAATGATGCATACGGTTTCAGAAAGCGATCCTACAGTGCAGGAAACGCAGAGCAGTGGGAACATATGTCTCAGGTGAGAAGAGGTGGAGAACTGTATATAGATTGTGAGGAAGAGATGGAGAGTGTAGAACAGAGCTCTCAAAGGATAGAGGAATTTAGGCAGCTGACTGCTGAGATGCAAGctctggagaaaaaaatccaGGATAGCAACTATGAAAGTCCAGCAAACCTTCGGGTGAACAGAGAAAGCCTGACAAAAGAAGCCAGATCTGTTGCTGTAGGTGCTGATGAGAACATGAATGATGTGGTTATATACAACAGATCTGCAAGGCAGTACAAAGAAGTAGCTGTGgggacagagaaagaaatgagaGAGTCTGGGGTTGGTGTGACTGAAGCCATGCTTGGCTTGTCTACAGAGACTGAGAAAGAGATAGAGCTTCAGCAGCAAACCATTGAAGCCCTTAAGGAGAAGATTTACAGACTAGAGGTTCAGTTAAAGGAAACAACACATGACAGGGAAATGACCAAATTAaaacaggagctgcaggcagctggatcTAGGAAAAAAATGGATAAAGCTGTGATGGCTCAGCCCTCTGTAGTCAGCAGGATGGTGGAGGCTCTGGTACAAACGAGAGACCAAATGGTGGGAGACCATGTGGATGTCATTGATTCATCAGTAGGAAACCACCTGCAGATGAGCAGCATTGGCACCTCCTGCAGACCTGccatgcacagcacagctgtgggcCCTGAGCTCCTAATGAGCCAGTGGCTGGtgagggagaaggcagaggtgcAAGACCAAGGCACAGGGTGGTCCATTGAGCTGCAAgataaggcagtgggcacagagatGAGCATCTGTGAGACAGGCATCAACACAGAGGAGCCTGCCGTTGTGCCAAGCCAAAGCTGGACAGCACAGGTGgccagagcagtgaggtctgtggGTTGTGGGGATTGCTCAGTAGATGTGGTGGTTTGTACCCCTAAGGAGAGTGTGTCCCGTGAAACTACCACAGAGGCTGTGCcaagagcagaggcagtggtgatggctgtgcCTTCTATGATTAGCCAGCAAACCAGCACTGCTTTAGAGATGGTGAACCAGTGCACCAGCACAGAGATGGCTTCCCTGGCAGACTGCGGGACAAACACTGCGCTGAGCAGCTGTGATAAACAGACCAACACAGAGAGTGTGGAGACGCGGAGTGTGGCAGTAGGAGATGGCAGAGTGAAGGACATACACATGTCTGCTAAAACACGTTCTGTTGGAGTGGGCactttgctctccagccaccctaTCTTGGAAAAGCCATCTGCAGTAAAAACCAAAGACTGTGCTGTTGGGCAGATAAATGTTCACGAGAACTACCTGGTTGGCCTTAAAATGAGGAGCATTGCCTGCGGCCCCCCTCCACTGCCAGTTGTGCCAGCTGGCACTAGGAGCATTGGTGTCGGTGGAGGGTCTGTGTGTGAGCAGATGAGTGACCTGTTGGAAACCCCTCTACCTCCACCTGAGCTGAGGATAGGCTTGGATCACTACATTGAACGTGtgcaaaagctgctgcaggagcagcagatgcTTCTCGCTGAAAATTACAGTGAACTGGCAGAAGCCTTTGGGGAGCCCCACTCCCAGATCGGATCTCTCAATTCACAGCTCATCAGCACCCTCACCTCCATCAACTCCGTCATGAAATATgccagcacagaggagctgcgGACCCTGGACCTTCAGAAGCAGTGCATGGAGAGAAGCACTTCATCAG GTGCTACCTTGGAGTACATCCCTCATGGCCAGCTTGCAAACACCCACTTAACTTCAAGTTTGCGAACGCTGAAGTTGGAGCAGGACACTGTGTCTGCTCCAGAGGAGAGGACAACTCCCCTGGTGGAAGCTGTTCGGGGAAGGAAATCTTTTTCCTCTCAGGACAAAACTCTCACTCCAATTAACCTGACAGATGACCAGCTTGCCTCTGGCCTCTATG TGTGTGCTGGTAATGAAAACACACTCAAATCCATCATGAAGAAAAGGGATGGGAAGAAGGATTTGAACAACACCAAGAAGAACCTACAGTTTGTTGGCATTAATGGCGG GTATGAGACGACATCCAGCGACGACTCCAGCTCCGAGGAAAGCTCCTCCTCAGATTCAGAGGAGGAGTGTGAGGGCCATGAATACCCCCACAGCCAGCACATGGAAGAGGAGCAACCCACGTCCCATGCTCCAGAGGTCTGCGTAGTGGGGGCAGAGAAgaacagcacagctccagagcgCGAAGCTGAGGAGGTGGAAATCAGAGAGAG ATACGAACTAAGTGAAAAGATGCTTTCTGCATGTCACCTGCTGAGAAATAACATTGATGATCCCAAGGCATTGACCAACAAAGATGTG AGGTTTTGTTTAAATACCATCCAGCATGAGTGGTTTCGTGTCTCAAGTCAGAAGTCAGCTGTCCCTGAAATGGTTGGAGACTACATAGCTGCATTTGAAGAGATTTCTCCTGCAGTTCTCAGACATATCATCAATATGGCAGATGGAAATGGAAATACAGCTCTGCATTACAGTGTCTCTCATTCTAACTTTGAAATTGTGAAACTTCTTCTGGATGCAA ATGTCTGTAATGTAAATCATCAGAACAAGGCTGGCTATACTCCCATCATGCTTGCTGCACTTGCAGCTGTGGAAGCTGAGAAGGACATGAGGATAGTGGAGGAACTGTTCAGCTGTGGGGACGTGAATGCTAAAGCCAGCCAG GCTGGTCAGACTGCGCTGATGCTAGCTGTGAGTCATGGTCGGATAGACATGGTCAAAGCTTTACTGGCCTGTGGTGCAGATGTCAATATCCAGGATGATGAAGGCTCTACAGCTCTGATGTGTGCTAGTGAGCACGGACATGTAGAGATTGTCAAACTTCTACTGGCTCAGCCTGGGTGTAATGGCACCCTGGAAGACAAT gatggcagcacagcacttTCAATAGCCCTGGAAGCTGGACATAAGGACATAGCAGTTCTCCTTTATGCCCATGTCAACTTTTCTAAAACCCAGTCACCG gGCACTCCTAGGCTTAGCAGAAGGACATCTCCTGGTCCCACCCACAGAGCCACATTTGAGTAG